From a single Bacillus sp. NEB1478 genomic region:
- a CDS encoding Nramp family divalent metal transporter, producing the protein MKSEVNLNHDLNSIQSQSTPPQTLGQKLKMIGPGFVVAATGVGTADMITAIVIGTSFGMTFVWAIIIGSILKYYLNEGVGRWYLATGQTILQGWQTLGKWATGYFGVYSVIWGYIYGAAAALTCGLGMHAMLPIMPIWAWAIVHSLLGFALVWTGRYLLFERIMTVLIGVMFITIIGTAVLFLPTLGEFAGGLVPTMPEGSFMLALGLIGGVGGTITMASYGYWLKEKNWNGKGWMPVMKLDAKVAYTITGIFCMAALIIGAKFLYGTDVKLQGDQGLLQLGEMLGEEFGTPLRWLFLIAFWSAAFTSLLGVWNGVPYLFADFVRTIRTKKEDLHKVKPVSEKDPSYRAYLAWLTFPPMLIFFFGKPVQLIILYGALGSLFMPFLAISLIILLNSKKVEAEYRNKWLANAVLAGCLLMFLVLGINELQKLF; encoded by the coding sequence GTGAAAAGCGAAGTGAATTTAAATCATGATCTGAACAGTATTCAATCTCAATCCACACCCCCTCAAACATTAGGGCAGAAGCTAAAAATGATCGGTCCGGGATTTGTTGTTGCGGCAACAGGAGTAGGTACAGCGGATATGATCACCGCGATCGTCATCGGGACATCTTTCGGGATGACTTTTGTTTGGGCAATCATCATTGGTTCTATTTTAAAATACTACTTGAACGAAGGAGTCGGCCGCTGGTACTTAGCAACAGGGCAGACGATCCTGCAAGGCTGGCAAACACTTGGGAAGTGGGCAACTGGTTATTTTGGTGTCTACTCCGTTATATGGGGTTATATATATGGTGCTGCTGCAGCCTTAACATGCGGACTCGGCATGCATGCCATGTTGCCGATCATGCCGATTTGGGCGTGGGCCATCGTCCATTCTTTATTAGGATTCGCATTAGTTTGGACAGGCCGTTACTTGCTTTTTGAAAGAATCATGACTGTATTGATCGGTGTCATGTTCATTACGATTATTGGTACAGCAGTACTGTTCCTTCCAACTTTAGGTGAGTTTGCAGGCGGATTAGTGCCGACGATGCCAGAAGGATCGTTTATGCTTGCTCTTGGATTGATTGGCGGAGTTGGCGGAACAATCACGATGGCGTCATATGGTTATTGGTTAAAAGAAAAGAACTGGAACGGCAAAGGCTGGATGCCGGTTATGAAATTGGATGCGAAAGTCGCTTATACGATTACGGGGATTTTTTGTATGGCTGCCCTGATCATCGGAGCGAAATTTTTGTACGGTACAGATGTTAAGCTTCAAGGCGATCAAGGTTTGCTGCAGCTAGGTGAAATGCTTGGAGAAGAATTCGGAACACCTCTCAGATGGCTTTTCTTAATTGCTTTCTGGTCAGCAGCGTTCACTTCTTTACTAGGGGTTTGGAACGGGGTGCCTTATTTGTTCGCTGACTTTGTTAGAACGATTCGCACAAAGAAAGAGGACTTGCATAAGGTAAAACCCGTATCTGAAAAAGACCCATCTTATCGAGCTTACTTGGCGTGGTTAACTTTCCCCCCGATGCTGATTTTCTTTTTCGGCAAGCCCGTTCAGCTCATCATCCTTTACGGAGCACTCGGTTCACTGTTCATGCCGTTTCTCGCAATCTCGCTTATCATTCTGCTAAACTCTAAAAAAGTAGAAGCCGAATACAGAAACAAATGGCTGGCAAACGCAGTATTAGCAGGATGTCTGCTCATGTTCCTCGTACTTGGCATAAATGAACTGCAAAAACTGTTTTAG
- a CDS encoding 3-oxoacid CoA-transferase subunit B, translated as MSAELSEKEKIAKRAAEEIKPGSIVNLGIGIPTLVSKFIKSEDIFLHTENGLLGVRDLTFEDELDPLIVNAGKLPIGETIGASYFDSAESFSMIRGGHIDAAILGALQVDETGCIANWAIPGQNIIGVGGAMDLMAGAKKIIVTTMHTDKADRPKLVKECTYPITSIRKIDVLITELGVFEFKNETCYLTELMPGVDLEEVLQKTEGTIEVNLKTKKK; from the coding sequence ATGAGTGCTGAACTCTCAGAAAAAGAAAAAATCGCGAAACGTGCAGCAGAAGAAATAAAACCAGGATCTATCGTTAATCTCGGGATCGGGATACCGACACTCGTCAGTAAATTTATAAAATCTGAGGATATCTTTCTTCATACGGAGAACGGGCTTCTTGGGGTTAGAGACTTAACCTTTGAAGACGAACTAGATCCTTTAATCGTGAATGCCGGAAAACTTCCGATCGGTGAAACAATCGGTGCATCATATTTTGACAGTGCGGAATCATTCAGTATGATTCGCGGCGGACATATTGATGCAGCGATCCTTGGTGCATTGCAAGTCGATGAAACAGGCTGCATTGCTAACTGGGCGATTCCTGGACAAAACATCATTGGGGTAGGCGGCGCTATGGATTTGATGGCAGGCGCAAAAAAAATCATCGTCACAACAATGCACACAGATAAAGCAGACAGACCAAAACTCGTAAAGGAATGCACGTATCCAATCACCTCTATCAGAAAAATTGACGTGCTCATTACTGAACTCGGCGTGTTTGAATTTAAAAATGAAACGTGCTACTTAACAGAACTCATGCCAGGTGTTGATCTAGAAGAAGTCTTACAAAAAACAGAAGGTACAATTGAAGTAAATCTTAAAACGAAGAAAAAATAA
- a CDS encoding CoA transferase subunit A — MNKVKSLTEAVQHVKTGMTVMVGGFGLIGAPLSLIETLTDHDVTNLTIISNNLGEAGKGLGALLRQGKIKSAIGSYFTSNREVGEKFHAGEIEITLLPQGTFSESIRAGGAGIGGYYTKTGVNTEIAVGKEVREINGELYCFEKALSADVALVRAHKADRLGNLTYYKTARNFNPMMATAASLVIAEVDEIVENGTLNPEEIVTPHLYVDALVLSNKVLTKEGVVSR, encoded by the coding sequence TTGAACAAAGTAAAAAGTTTAACGGAAGCCGTACAGCATGTGAAAACAGGAATGACTGTCATGGTCGGTGGATTCGGATTAATTGGAGCCCCATTGTCACTGATCGAAACGTTAACCGATCATGATGTGACGAACCTCACCATCATCTCTAACAACCTTGGTGAAGCGGGAAAAGGACTTGGCGCCTTGCTGCGTCAAGGAAAGATTAAGAGTGCGATAGGTTCCTATTTTACTAGTAACCGGGAAGTTGGAGAGAAGTTTCATGCGGGAGAAATTGAAATCACACTTTTGCCGCAAGGGACATTTTCGGAATCAATCCGTGCAGGAGGAGCGGGGATCGGAGGCTATTATACAAAAACAGGTGTGAACACAGAAATTGCAGTCGGAAAAGAAGTTAGAGAGATCAACGGAGAACTTTATTGTTTTGAAAAAGCATTGTCGGCTGATGTAGCGTTGGTGAGGGCTCATAAAGCAGATCGGCTCGGGAATCTAACATATTACAAAACAGCCAGGAATTTTAATCCGATGATGGCAACCGCTGCAAGTTTGGTCATAGCAGAAGTGGATGAGATCGTGGAAAACGGTACGTTAAATCCGGAAGAAATCGTTACTCCGCATCTGTACGTCGATGCACTCGTTCTCAGCAATAAGGTGTTAACGAAGGAAGGGGTGGTTTCGCGATGA
- a CDS encoding DUF3870 domain-containing protein, giving the protein MSQLTEMKTVLVTGYAKAPQGSSMYEIYKTSGIVMEIDTETNKIVNAEFTFVTDLAKDFLRRVIVNYDLTNGIEDLIKRIETHYYTPSTSSVVVAVKAAYKRYIEKTKHSE; this is encoded by the coding sequence ATGAGTCAACTTACAGAGATGAAAACGGTTCTAGTGACGGGATATGCAAAAGCGCCTCAGGGGAGTTCCATGTACGAAATTTACAAAACATCCGGAATTGTCATGGAAATCGACACCGAAACGAACAAAATCGTGAATGCTGAATTTACGTTCGTAACAGATTTAGCGAAAGACTTTTTAAGAAGAGTTATCGTCAATTATGATTTAACGAACGGCATCGAAGACTTGATCAAGCGAATTGAAACCCATTATTACACACCATCAACAAGCTCTGTAGTTGTTGCGGTGAAAGCGGCTTACAAACGTTACATCGAAAAGACGAAACATTCAGAATAA
- a CDS encoding nitroreductase, producing the protein MEAIISRRSIGKVKDLPVPANLIEKILEAGTYAPNHYRTEPWRFFVITGDGRKKLGAVLEEITTKENTGLPPDELMKKTEKAKNNPLRTPVIIAVGVEPSDKKNVIVKEEFAAVASSIQNMLLAAYSLGLGTIWRTGQVTYHQKINEFFGLSSKGELAGFIYIGYPDMEPPKVKKTGFQNYTKWIN; encoded by the coding sequence ATGGAGGCAATAATATCTCGAAGAAGTATCGGGAAAGTGAAAGACTTGCCTGTGCCTGCTAATCTCATAGAAAAAATTCTGGAAGCCGGAACGTATGCGCCCAATCATTATCGAACAGAGCCTTGGCGGTTTTTCGTCATAACAGGAGATGGAAGAAAGAAACTTGGTGCGGTTTTAGAAGAAATTACAACCAAAGAAAACACGGGCTTGCCACCTGATGAACTAATGAAGAAAACAGAAAAAGCAAAGAACAATCCATTAAGAACGCCCGTTATAATCGCAGTAGGTGTTGAACCGAGCGATAAGAAAAATGTAATTGTAAAAGAAGAGTTTGCTGCAGTCGCAAGCAGTATTCAAAATATGCTGCTCGCGGCATATTCTCTCGGATTAGGAACGATTTGGCGTACAGGTCAAGTAACGTATCACCAGAAAATCAATGAATTTTTCGGGTTATCGTCAAAAGGTGAACTGGCGGGATTCATCTATATCGGCTATCCCGACATGGAACCTCCAAAAGTTAAAAAGACCGGATTTCAGAATTATACGAAATGGATTAATTAA
- a CDS encoding MarR family transcriptional regulator, which translates to MLAATFEDRIKNVRHFNRFITRQIGALHEGLLHSSFTLTESRVLFEIANSHEIKPSELTHALGLDAGYVSRILARLEQNGLVLKERSESDGRQRILKLTSEGEEAFSLLNKRSYEEVAELLEELSEKEQNQLVSAMQTIESLLNQSRFKFAEPYFF; encoded by the coding sequence ATGTTGGCTGCTACTTTTGAAGATCGTATAAAAAATGTACGCCATTTTAACCGTTTCATCACCAGACAAATCGGCGCATTGCACGAAGGTCTGCTGCACAGTTCCTTTACACTAACAGAATCGAGGGTATTATTTGAAATCGCGAACAGCCATGAGATAAAACCGTCTGAGTTAACGCACGCTTTAGGACTCGACGCTGGATACGTAAGCCGGATTCTGGCACGTCTTGAACAAAACGGTTTGGTGTTAAAAGAACGCTCAGAATCAGACGGCCGCCAGCGTATTTTAAAATTGACCTCTGAGGGAGAAGAAGCTTTTTCCCTTCTAAACAAACGCTCATATGAGGAAGTTGCTGAACTGCTGGAAGAACTTAGCGAAAAAGAACAGAACCAATTAGTGAGTGCGATGCAAACGATCGAGAGTTTATTAAAT